One genomic region from Rhizobiaceae bacterium encodes:
- a CDS encoding DUF6282 family protein has product MSQTDTQAAERRVDALLVGAIDPHVHTGPSIASRSVDHVDLARAASAVGMKAIVTKDHDYAGVTTAALIAKQFPDLSTKVFSSIVLNNVVGGLNPYAVEHTAAMGGKIVWLPTLAAENHLRWEKTFSGTHPGSTKKMRAARAVPVVEGDGSVRDDAKEILDIVARTDMALASGHLHISETWAVFEEAQRRGVKRLVLTHPEEIVDASLSDVRRIAAMGAYVEHSLAMFLDGCAFEPLESEILKAHIDAAGVGNTILCTDLGQVGALHPIEGMRRGIQLCIDLGYADDDIRRMVSTNTAAMLGLEDTVVGEAA; this is encoded by the coding sequence ATGTCACAGACAGACACGCAAGCGGCGGAGCGTCGCGTCGATGCGCTCCTCGTCGGGGCGATCGACCCGCATGTGCATACAGGCCCGTCGATCGCCTCGCGCAGCGTCGACCATGTCGATCTGGCGCGCGCCGCATCCGCCGTCGGCATGAAGGCCATCGTGACGAAGGATCACGACTATGCGGGCGTGACGACCGCGGCGCTGATCGCCAAGCAGTTTCCCGACCTTTCGACCAAGGTGTTTTCGAGCATCGTGCTCAACAACGTCGTCGGCGGTCTCAATCCCTACGCGGTCGAGCACACCGCTGCCATGGGGGGGAAGATCGTCTGGTTGCCGACGCTGGCCGCCGAAAATCATCTCCGCTGGGAGAAGACGTTCAGCGGCACCCATCCGGGGTCCACCAAGAAGATGCGGGCCGCGCGCGCGGTCCCGGTGGTGGAGGGCGACGGAAGCGTGCGCGACGATGCCAAGGAAATTCTCGACATCGTTGCCCGCACAGATATGGCGCTGGCCAGCGGGCATCTTCATATCAGCGAGACATGGGCCGTCTTCGAGGAGGCGCAGCGGCGCGGCGTGAAGCGGCTCGTGCTGACGCATCCGGAGGAGATCGTCGATGCCTCACTCAGCGACGTTCGCAGGATCGCCGCCATGGGCGCCTATGTGGAGCATTCGCTGGCGATGTTCCTTGACGGCTGCGCCTTTGAGCCCCTCGAGTCCGAAATCCTTAAGGCGCATATCGACGCGGCCGGTGTCGGCAACACGATCTTGTGCACGGACCTAGGCCAGGTGGGCGCGCTCCATCCGATCGAAGGAATGCGGCGCGGAATCCAGCTTTGCATCGATCTGGGATATGCCGACGACGATATCCGCAGGATGGTGTCGACCAACACGGCCGCCATGCTTGGACTGGAAGACACGGTCGTAGGGGAAGCCGCATAG
- a CDS encoding aldolase/citrate lyase family protein — MISRFNQTRPGFRQRLLAGARLVGTFIKTPTVHPTEIICSVGFDFVVIDAEHAPFDRCATDLALLAARASNVAGLVRVAEPTAASLLAALDDGAAGVLIPHVSSPEKARDVVGACRYRGGRRGFSNSPRAGNYGALGFWDHVDRQDEAVAVIGMIEDPEALDQLDAIMAVEGLDAVFIGRGDLTVALGAAGMESPETMAATGKICEAAKRRGKPICMMVAGTPDAKRFHALGATAFIVSSDQGLLRQSATKVIAEFDEYLPRA, encoded by the coding sequence ATGATCAGTCGATTCAACCAGACCCGGCCCGGGTTTCGCCAGCGCCTCCTCGCAGGCGCCAGGCTGGTAGGCACCTTCATTAAGACGCCGACGGTGCATCCCACGGAAATCATCTGCAGCGTCGGCTTCGACTTCGTCGTCATCGACGCCGAGCATGCGCCCTTCGACCGCTGCGCCACCGACCTGGCTTTGCTGGCGGCGCGCGCGAGCAATGTCGCCGGGCTCGTCCGTGTGGCCGAGCCGACGGCGGCCAGCCTGCTCGCTGCGCTAGACGACGGCGCCGCAGGCGTGCTGATCCCGCACGTGTCCAGCCCGGAGAAGGCGCGGGATGTCGTCGGCGCCTGTCGATACCGCGGGGGACGACGCGGCTTCTCGAATTCGCCGCGCGCCGGAAACTACGGCGCCCTCGGATTCTGGGACCATGTCGACCGCCAGGACGAGGCGGTGGCTGTCATCGGCATGATCGAGGACCCCGAGGCGCTCGACCAGCTCGACGCGATCATGGCCGTGGAGGGGCTCGATGCCGTGTTCATCGGCAGGGGCGACCTGACCGTGGCCCTCGGCGCCGCTGGCATGGAATCGCCGGAGACGATGGCCGCGACCGGGAAGATCTGCGAGGCGGCCAAGCGTCGCGGCAAGCCGATCTGCATGATGGTCGCCGGCACGCCTGACGCCAAACGGTTCCATGCGCTCGGCGCCACAGCCTTCATCGTGTCCTCGGACCAGGGGCTGCTTCGGCAGTCCGCGACGAAAGTCATCGCGGAGTTCGACGAGTATCTTCCGCGTGCATGA
- a CDS encoding SDR family oxidoreductase → MAQATPLGRFGRPEDVANLLLFLVSDGAGFITGEDILVDGGVRSGGAARRISLEMGLTLTTPPKIS, encoded by the coding sequence ATGGCGCAGGCCACGCCGCTCGGTCGCTTCGGCAGGCCCGAGGACGTTGCCAACCTCCTGCTTTTCCTCGTCAGCGACGGGGCCGGCTTCATCACCGGCGAGGATATTTTGGTGGATGGCGGCGTCAGGAGCGGCGGTGCCGCGCGCCGGATCTCGCTGGAAATGGGACTCACTCTCACGACGCCGCCAAAGATCTCTTGA
- a CDS encoding RES family NAD+ phosphorylase translates to MSGPLPPADLTSRLPEVVELPAGQEIHRFYTSKWNPIFFDRSQDGRFNAPDGSYGVLYAAKQTYGAFAETFLRTPGRTLIDADMLKRKAYVRLRVERDLKVIRLAGPGLARVGATAEVAHGGLPYDLPHAWSRALSDHPIDADGIAYHARHDDTELCYAIFERAADAVSEAERQLDLDQDWFWLIAVRYGVGLAP, encoded by the coding sequence GTGAGCGGGCCGCTTCCTCCCGCTGACCTCACTAGTCGACTGCCCGAAGTTGTGGAACTCCCAGCGGGGCAGGAGATCCATCGCTTCTACACGTCCAAATGGAACCCGATCTTTTTTGATCGGTCGCAGGACGGCCGGTTCAACGCGCCGGACGGTTCGTATGGCGTGCTTTACGCGGCAAAGCAAACTTATGGCGCGTTCGCCGAGACCTTTCTGCGCACGCCCGGACGTACCCTCATCGACGCAGACATGCTCAAGCGGAAAGCTTATGTTCGCCTCCGCGTCGAACGCGACCTGAAAGTCATCCGACTTGCCGGGCCTGGCCTTGCTCGGGTCGGGGCGACCGCCGAAGTTGCACACGGCGGATTGCCTTACGACCTGCCCCATGCCTGGTCACGTGCGCTATCCGATCACCCCATTGACGCGGACGGCATCGCCTATCATGCCCGGCACGATGACACGGAGCTCTGCTACGCGATCTTCGAGCGTGCAGCGGATGCCGTTTCCGAGGCTGAGCGCCAACTTGATCTCGATCAGGATTGGTTCTGGCTGATCGCCGTACGCTACGGAGTGGGTCTGGCACCCTAG
- a CDS encoding enoyl-CoA hydratase/isomerase family protein: MTVPMPLTEMREDVLYITLNRPEKLNALTPEIYSFIGDRMEEASTDPACRAVVLRGKGRAFSAGFDLSLQMRDLSSEDKLHSLHEIANRARWAVWRCKKPVIAAIHGYCMGGAFELVLPCDFTIATESCRLGEPEILFGEGPAFLMVPWLVNHKIAKDILLTGRQFTAPEALRMGIVSTVVADDELDAAVEALTQTLLRLPPSAVSISKAGINRTYETQGMTAHINSWVEAAAYLSLIDDVTGTEFLRRVKEEGPSAGIRWRAQYYAGKSADGG; the protein is encoded by the coding sequence ATGACTGTTCCTATGCCGCTTACCGAGATGCGGGAAGATGTCCTGTACATCACGCTGAACCGCCCGGAAAAGCTCAACGCGCTGACGCCAGAGATCTACAGCTTCATCGGCGACCGTATGGAGGAAGCCAGCACTGATCCGGCCTGTCGCGCCGTGGTGCTGCGTGGCAAGGGCCGCGCCTTCTCGGCGGGCTTCGATCTTTCGCTCCAGATGCGGGACCTCTCGTCCGAGGACAAGCTGCATTCCCTGCACGAGATCGCCAACCGCGCGCGCTGGGCGGTGTGGCGCTGCAAGAAGCCGGTGATCGCGGCCATCCATGGCTATTGCATGGGCGGGGCGTTCGAACTGGTCCTGCCCTGCGACTTCACCATCGCAACCGAAAGCTGCCGGTTGGGCGAGCCTGAAATCCTGTTCGGTGAAGGGCCTGCCTTTCTGATGGTGCCTTGGCTCGTCAACCACAAGATCGCCAAGGACATCCTGCTGACCGGCCGCCAGTTCACCGCGCCTGAAGCGCTTCGGATGGGCATCGTCAGCACGGTAGTGGCGGATGACGAACTGGACGCTGCTGTGGAGGCGCTGACGCAGACCTTGCTGCGCCTGCCGCCATCGGCGGTATCCATCAGCAAGGCCGGCATCAACCGCACCTATGAAACGCAAGGCATGACCGCGCATATCAACAGCTGGGTCGAGGCGGCGGCCTATCTCTCGCTGATCGATGACGTAACCGGCACCGAATTCTTGCGCCGCGTGAAGGAGGAAGGCCCGAGCGCCGGCATCCGGTGGCGCGCGCAATATTACGCCGGCAAGAGCGCCGATGGAGGCTAG
- a CDS encoding amidase family protein, producing MNEMTSEALANVDRATEALQGVAERAPNLRALISSNEKLREEAERVDRGHASLAGRVIVIKDNIDTIDLPTTCGSFALDRTARDADLVVRLRRAGVLTLGKANLSEWSHFRAHRAPRGWSARGGLTQNPFVLDRTAGGSSSGSAALVAAGVVDLAIGTETDASIVEPAAFCGVVGLKPTVGRISQDGIVPISHTMDTAGPITRTVRDAGILLDVISTTMRDERGETTATFATSSAASARGMRVGLLSRDYWTERVPGLDEFVDAVIEVLGASGADIVDELTVPNLDILGQSGLQSLVQKSEFGPDLAAYLAGRGTPGSRSLEDLIRFNNEHPELEMAHFGQEAWLSCLDAPSTESAEYKEAVARIVELGGAHGIDAALRDAAADVLIAPFFGLPWKADVDGGVPSRVSWAADPLTAASTAGYPVMTVPIGSRYGLPVGMTILGTAWSERKMLAVAASIERGLDLYLRPGFLTTVPEEAPASVRDYSE from the coding sequence ATGAACGAGATGACGTCCGAGGCACTGGCGAATGTGGACCGTGCGACGGAGGCGTTGCAGGGCGTGGCCGAGCGCGCCCCGAACCTGCGTGCTCTCATCTCGTCCAACGAGAAACTCCGTGAGGAGGCCGAACGTGTCGACCGCGGCCACGCCTCGCTAGCCGGCCGCGTCATCGTGATCAAGGACAACATCGACACGATTGATCTCCCGACCACGTGCGGATCGTTCGCGCTGGACCGGACGGCCCGGGATGCCGACCTGGTCGTCCGGCTGCGGCGTGCCGGCGTGCTGACCCTCGGCAAGGCAAATCTGTCGGAGTGGTCCCACTTCCGGGCACACCGCGCACCCCGCGGCTGGAGCGCACGGGGAGGGCTCACGCAAAACCCGTTCGTCCTCGATCGAACGGCGGGAGGCTCCAGTTCCGGGTCGGCGGCGCTCGTCGCGGCGGGCGTGGTCGATCTCGCGATTGGCACCGAGACCGACGCATCCATCGTCGAACCCGCCGCGTTCTGCGGCGTCGTCGGGCTCAAACCGACGGTTGGTCGAATCTCGCAGGACGGGATCGTCCCTATTTCGCACACCATGGACACAGCGGGCCCGATCACGCGTACGGTGCGGGATGCCGGAATCCTCCTGGATGTTATCAGCACCACGATGCGCGACGAGCGAGGCGAAACGACGGCTACCTTCGCCACCAGCTCCGCGGCGTCCGCCCGGGGAATGCGCGTCGGACTTCTGTCGCGCGACTACTGGACGGAACGTGTGCCTGGGCTCGATGAGTTCGTCGACGCCGTAATCGAGGTGCTCGGGGCGAGCGGGGCGGACATCGTCGACGAGCTGACCGTGCCTAATCTCGACATCCTCGGCCAGTCCGGACTCCAGAGTCTCGTGCAGAAAAGCGAGTTCGGCCCCGATCTCGCGGCGTATCTAGCCGGTCGCGGCACTCCTGGCTCCCGGTCGCTGGAGGACCTGATCCGCTTCAACAACGAGCACCCCGAGCTGGAAATGGCCCATTTCGGCCAGGAGGCGTGGCTCTCGTGCCTCGACGCGCCAAGCACCGAGTCCGCCGAGTACAAGGAAGCCGTGGCGCGCATTGTTGAGTTGGGTGGTGCGCACGGAATCGACGCGGCCCTCCGCGACGCAGCTGCGGACGTTCTCATCGCACCGTTCTTCGGACTGCCTTGGAAGGCCGACGTCGACGGCGGGGTGCCCAGCAGGGTGAGTTGGGCAGCCGATCCGCTGACGGCTGCGTCGACGGCGGGATATCCTGTCATGACTGTTCCCATCGGCAGCCGCTACGGGCTTCCGGTTGGGATGACGATCCTGGGTACAGCCTGGAGCGAACGGAAAATGCTTGCCGTGGCGGCCTCGATCGAGCGCGGTCTCGATCTGTATCTGCGACCGGGATTCCTGACAACGGTTCCAGAGGAAGCGCCAGCATCGGTTCGCGATTATTCGGAGTGA
- a CDS encoding ABC transporter ATP-binding protein, which produces MSNEASQSVHDQAFVEISNVTHYYGDVRALRDVSLGVARGEFLTLLGPSGSGKTTLLRILAGIELPRAGAVRIRGRDVTLLPPEARGIGVVFQNYALFPHMSVSANIGYPLQVRRLPKAQIRTRVDELLDLVDLAGYGPRRPSELSGGQQQRVALARALAFNPELLLLDEPFGALDRRLREQLGLAVRLVQRELGVTTIFVTHDQDEAFTMSTRIAVMHGGRLMQIADPTTIYRTPSDIYSARTIGALNEFQGTIVSEPGERVSIRITDGSVHQDVRTHPAELRRGAPVNCAVRPEHVRVSHERVGQSDFPSTVLAAIEGGGWRRFQVKTVHGLVLMSTDSGRSSAVNDGDDAYVGFADNTLMMFDAQSGSRLI; this is translated from the coding sequence ATGTCGAATGAGGCGTCACAGTCGGTTCATGACCAGGCCTTCGTAGAGATCTCGAACGTCACCCACTACTACGGCGACGTGCGCGCGCTGCGCGACGTCAGCCTGGGTGTCGCGCGCGGCGAGTTCCTGACGCTGCTCGGGCCGAGCGGGTCGGGCAAAACCACGCTGCTGCGCATCCTCGCCGGAATCGAGCTTCCACGCGCGGGCGCCGTCCGGATCAGAGGACGCGACGTTACGCTGCTCCCACCAGAGGCTCGCGGGATCGGTGTCGTCTTCCAGAACTACGCGCTCTTCCCGCACATGTCGGTGAGCGCGAACATCGGCTATCCACTGCAGGTCCGGCGGCTACCCAAGGCGCAGATCCGAACGCGTGTGGATGAGCTACTGGATCTCGTCGACCTCGCCGGCTACGGTCCGCGGCGCCCGAGCGAGCTGAGTGGCGGACAACAGCAGCGCGTGGCGCTGGCGCGCGCGCTGGCCTTCAACCCGGAGCTCCTCCTGCTCGACGAGCCGTTCGGCGCCCTCGATCGCCGGCTGCGTGAGCAGTTGGGCCTCGCTGTACGGCTTGTGCAGCGTGAGCTCGGCGTCACGACGATCTTCGTGACGCACGACCAAGATGAGGCGTTCACGATGTCGACCCGCATCGCCGTAATGCATGGGGGGAGGCTGATGCAGATCGCGGATCCGACGACCATCTACCGCACACCGAGCGACATCTACAGCGCGCGGACGATCGGCGCACTCAACGAGTTTCAAGGAACAATCGTATCCGAACCGGGTGAGCGTGTCTCGATCCGGATCACCGACGGCTCGGTGCACCAGGATGTCCGCACCCATCCCGCCGAACTCCGCCGCGGAGCGCCGGTCAACTGCGCTGTCCGTCCCGAGCACGTGCGCGTCTCGCATGAGCGCGTGGGCCAGTCCGACTTCCCGTCCACCGTGCTGGCGGCCATCGAAGGTGGCGGCTGGCGGAGATTCCAGGTCAAGACCGTGCACGGGCTCGTCCTGATGTCGACGGACAGTGGCCGCTCGTCGGCTGTCAACGATGGAGACGATGCCTATGTCGGCTTTGCCGACAACACGCTGATGATGTTCGACGCTCAGAGCGGTTCGAGACTTATCTGA
- a CDS encoding ABC transporter permease subunit, with protein sequence MTSMRVIGGRRSGVHRPALWQWFAVAPGFLLVVALLIYPLVNIALRSFNPDGEAAISSHGMTWANYIGLFNDPAARIILHNTFVVAGIAAVISLIVAYPMAMFICQLPTRSRRIALWFLLLPLWTSVVVRMYSLQLILGQANILYTQTAAIIGMTSYLVPYLVLILYSGMSRIDPTLMVASRVLGASPLRTLRLIFMPLASSATWAGLMLTFVIGLGFFITPALLGGSGDMTVAMYILQQVRINDWGSASAMGMCLLVIAVVLYLAIDRLFGIDRLATVGADGSGLGTSSGTYRWMPRWMRLFLGWWSGVAFAALTLPLVYVIVVSFSSKSYLSFPPPALSTKWYAALFSDPSWQSSIMLSLRVGLWATVIATVVGLLTALALTRSRVLNKGPVRVVLILPVIVPVTLLAVGIYDVVLRTRTSGTLLGFALPHALLALPFTALILVGALAQVGQSYELAARTLGARPLRAFASVTLPLIVPGLAAAAAIAFVTSWDEVVIAMLVQFITPTLPVKLFTVVQASFTPVVAAMSSLILVGLVVVVALAEIAGWARRRGELRGTPRSAVDGLIPDSGNTPAAKEFVDVE encoded by the coding sequence ATGACCAGCATGCGCGTGATTGGGGGCCGGCGCTCCGGAGTGCACCGGCCCGCACTCTGGCAGTGGTTCGCTGTGGCGCCCGGCTTTTTGCTCGTCGTCGCGCTGTTGATCTACCCCCTGGTCAATATCGCCCTTCGCAGCTTCAACCCGGACGGCGAGGCGGCGATCTCGAGCCACGGCATGACGTGGGCGAACTATATCGGCCTGTTCAACGATCCTGCAGCGCGGATCATCCTCCACAACACCTTCGTCGTCGCCGGCATTGCCGCCGTCATCTCGCTCATTGTCGCCTACCCTATGGCGATGTTCATATGCCAACTGCCGACGCGGTCTCGCCGTATCGCCCTGTGGTTCCTGTTGCTCCCTCTGTGGACGTCGGTCGTGGTGCGGATGTACTCGCTGCAGCTGATCCTGGGACAGGCCAATATTCTCTACACCCAGACCGCGGCCATCATCGGCATGACCTCCTACCTTGTGCCATACCTCGTTCTCATCCTCTATAGCGGGATGTCGCGCATCGATCCGACTCTGATGGTAGCGTCCAGGGTTCTCGGTGCGAGTCCATTGCGGACGCTGCGGCTGATCTTCATGCCCCTCGCCAGCTCTGCGACGTGGGCCGGTCTCATGCTCACATTTGTCATAGGACTTGGCTTTTTCATCACCCCTGCGCTGCTCGGCGGCAGCGGCGACATGACCGTCGCCATGTACATCCTTCAGCAGGTCCGCATCAACGACTGGGGCTCCGCGAGCGCGATGGGTATGTGTCTGCTCGTGATCGCTGTCGTCCTCTACCTGGCGATCGACCGACTGTTTGGAATCGATCGACTTGCGACGGTCGGAGCGGACGGGAGTGGGCTCGGGACGAGTTCCGGCACGTACCGCTGGATGCCACGCTGGATGCGGTTGTTCCTCGGCTGGTGGTCGGGTGTCGCGTTCGCCGCGCTGACTCTTCCACTCGTCTACGTGATCGTCGTTTCGTTCTCATCGAAGTCCTATCTGAGCTTTCCGCCGCCCGCGCTTTCGACGAAGTGGTACGCGGCGCTGTTCTCCGACCCGAGCTGGCAGAGCTCGATCATGCTCAGCCTGCGGGTCGGGCTCTGGGCGACCGTGATCGCGACCGTCGTCGGGCTTCTCACGGCACTCGCGCTGACCCGCTCCCGCGTGCTCAACAAAGGTCCAGTCCGGGTCGTTCTGATCCTCCCGGTGATCGTTCCCGTGACTCTGCTCGCTGTCGGCATCTACGACGTCGTGCTGCGCACGCGGACATCCGGTACGCTCCTCGGATTCGCGCTGCCACACGCGCTCCTCGCGCTTCCGTTCACTGCGCTGATCCTCGTGGGCGCACTCGCCCAGGTCGGTCAGTCGTACGAGCTTGCGGCGAGAACCCTCGGAGCCCGGCCGCTGCGCGCGTTCGCGTCGGTTACGCTGCCGCTGATCGTGCCCGGCCTCGCCGCGGCGGCAGCGATAGCATTCGTGACGTCGTGGGACGAAGTAGTGATAGCAATGCTGGTGCAGTTCATCACGCCGACTCTGCCCGTGAAGCTCTTCACCGTCGTCCAGGCGAGCTTCACACCGGTCGTGGCCGCCATGTCGAGCCTCATCCTCGTCGGGCTGGTGGTGGTGGTGGCGCTGGCCGAAATTGCGGGCTGGGCGCGGCGCCGAGGTGAATTGCGCGGCACGCCCAGGTCCGCGGTGGATGGGCTGATCCCCGACTCCGGGAACACGCCCGCAGCTAAGGAGTTCGTCGATGTCGAATGA
- a CDS encoding extracellular solute-binding protein encodes MTSSEEQLKLEVSDPSHAAKINNLQNGAKRTRWLIWDSMKPVVAVTHGNLAGAFESRPDDRREVHDLGKLFVSGPAFVMVPWFFGQKSRPRTCCFWGATYSKRPRCPRRSAAAAVPTTRNPPHIERMYTDMLGIHSGKNLAATGSLAFAITLAITGYSGDTAAAQTMSGAPINGDGQPFLVWTEGGSQDFQNALMDTYLKGFAKDTGFVPSTDAFCCGTSNLQQQVDSGNVKWSVLQFSSQAEFEAAKKAGLLEKLDPEVVQTNKLEPGSYDDYGFQTFLSAFVVGYLPASYPDASTTPQKFDDLFDTKNFPGKRCLYKYPEFNGLLEGALMADGVPPTEVYPIDINRAFARLAQIKSDIVWYDSGSQATQLLANGTCKMAQILNGVAQSAHANGTEITIRWDHTVLVPAMMALPKNGPNQAAGQAFLGRMISNSQEGVDFLKYVAYPLPMKYENVPGDVLKWAPLGKNLNGTMVENWEWYANNIKEVTDKFNNFLVTGQ; translated from the coding sequence ATGACGTCGTCCGAAGAGCAATTGAAGCTCGAGGTTTCGGATCCGAGCCATGCGGCGAAAATCAATAACCTGCAAAATGGCGCAAAAAGAACGCGCTGGCTGATCTGGGACAGTATGAAGCCGGTTGTCGCCGTAACTCACGGCAACCTTGCCGGCGCGTTTGAATCGAGACCTGACGATCGCCGCGAAGTGCACGATCTTGGCAAACTTTTCGTTTCGGGGCCCGCATTCGTGATGGTGCCTTGGTTCTTCGGCCAAAAAAGCAGGCCAAGGACATGCTGCTTCTGGGGCGCGACTTACTCGAAGCGACCACGATGTCCGCGGCGATCAGCAGCCGCGGCAGTTCCTACCACTAGAAACCCACCGCACATCGAAAGGATGTATACGGACATGCTCGGGATCCATTCAGGGAAGAATCTGGCTGCGACCGGCAGCCTGGCTTTCGCAATCACCCTCGCCATCACCGGCTACAGCGGCGATACGGCCGCGGCGCAGACAATGTCAGGCGCCCCCATCAATGGTGATGGACAGCCGTTTCTCGTTTGGACGGAAGGTGGTAGCCAGGACTTCCAGAACGCCCTCATGGACACCTACCTCAAGGGCTTCGCGAAGGACACCGGGTTCGTCCCGTCCACAGACGCCTTCTGCTGCGGCACAAGCAACCTGCAGCAGCAGGTAGACTCGGGCAACGTCAAGTGGAGTGTCCTGCAGTTTTCCAGCCAGGCAGAGTTCGAGGCGGCCAAGAAGGCCGGCCTGCTCGAGAAGCTCGACCCGGAGGTCGTTCAGACGAACAAGCTCGAGCCGGGCAGCTACGACGACTATGGGTTCCAGACGTTCCTGAGCGCTTTCGTCGTCGGCTACTTGCCAGCGTCTTATCCGGACGCGAGCACGACTCCTCAGAAGTTCGATGATCTCTTCGACACGAAGAACTTCCCCGGCAAGCGCTGTCTGTACAAGTACCCGGAGTTCAATGGCCTGCTCGAGGGTGCCCTCATGGCGGACGGCGTTCCCCCGACTGAGGTGTATCCGATCGACATCAACCGCGCGTTCGCCAGGCTCGCGCAGATCAAGTCGGACATCGTCTGGTACGACTCGGGTTCGCAAGCCACTCAGCTGCTCGCCAACGGCACCTGCAAAATGGCCCAGATCCTTAACGGGGTCGCGCAAAGCGCACACGCGAACGGAACCGAAATCACGATCAGGTGGGACCACACGGTCCTCGTGCCTGCGATGATGGCCTTACCGAAGAACGGGCCGAATCAGGCCGCGGGCCAGGCGTTCCTCGGGCGCATGATCTCGAACTCCCAAGAGGGCGTGGACTTCCTCAAGTACGTGGCCTACCCGCTGCCGATGAAGTACGAGAACGTGCCGGGAGATGTCCTCAAGTGGGCTCCGCTCGGAAAGAACCTGAACGGGACGATGGTTGAAAACTGGGAGTGGTACGCCAACAACATCAAAGAAGTGACCGACAAGTTCAACAACTTCCTGGTCACCGGACAGTGA